In the Mesoplodon densirostris isolate mMesDen1 chromosome 11, mMesDen1 primary haplotype, whole genome shotgun sequence genome, ccccacctcccctgctCCGCGTGAAATGTCCCTGGAGGAGCAGCTGGGGGACGCAGCGGCCGTGCAGGGCAGCCAGACCCTCACCTGGATGTTGAGCAGGAAGGCAGTCTTGGCCTCATTGAGGACCTTCTTCTTGACCTCGGGGGTCATCTCCAGAGTGTTCATACGGGAGCGGTACAGCTGCTTGAACTTGGTGGCACTGGCGACGTTGGGGAAAGTGAAGAAGGCCAGGCCCTCTCCGGAGCTGGGCAGGTCCAGGGCCTTCTGAGCGATCTTCTTGAGGACCTGGCCCCCAGACAGGTCACCCATGTAGCGGGTGTAGGCGTGGGCCACCAGCAGCTCGGGCTCGGCGCGCCCCACCTCTTGGAGTCGCTGCACGTAGCGCCTGGTGGCCTGCGTGTAGGGGATGGCCTCCTGCCAGCGGGACCCGTACCAGAAGGTCATGTCCTGCTCGAGGGCCCCCCTTCGGTGCAGCTCTTCCGGGAAGTACAGGGGAGAGTAGACTGGGTTCTCCTTGGTGCGTTCGATCTCCTCCTCCAGGGCCACATAGATGTGGTACAGAGATGCCATTACCAGCTGAAACCAGAGCGAGCGGGTTGGTATAAGAACTCCCCGTCCAGCCCCTTCACACTACTGCCTTCAGAGGGACCCTTGTCACCTCCCCGGGCTGGGCTCC is a window encoding:
- the HMOX1 gene encoding heme oxygenase 1; the encoded protein is MERPQPDSMPQDLSEALKEATKEVHTLAENAEFMKNFQKGEVTREGFKLVMASLYHIYVALEEEIERTKENPVYSPLYFPEELHRRGALEQDMTFWYGSRWQEAIPYTQATRRYVQRLQEVGRAEPELLVAHAYTRYMGDLSGGQVLKKIAQKALDLPSSGEGLAFFTFPNVASATKFKQLYRSRMNTLEMTPEVKKKVLNEAKTAFLLNIQLFEELQGLLTQDAKDQSPSGAPGLRRRAGSRAQDSAPTEASGGKPQLSILSQVPLMRWVLTFSFLLATVAVGLYSL